In Mercurialis annua linkage group LG5, ddMerAnnu1.2, whole genome shotgun sequence, a single genomic region encodes these proteins:
- the LOC126682161 gene encoding beta-amylase 8 gives MNNQDLLINPQADHYPQPQPHPVQSSNSTLQSQPQPRRPRGFAATAAANTRETVNSSNNSAASGGSKGKREREKEKERTKLRERHRRAITSRMLAGLRQYGNFPLPARADMNDVLAALAREAGWTVEPDGTTYRQSPPNNNSNQLASLGVRSVESPVSTTSLKPCSAKSNTLECHNQASVLRIDESLSPPSLDSVVMTEGDASNDKFASLNSIDCLDADQLIQDVRSGGHEGDFTGTTYVPVYAMLATGFINNFCQLIDPQGIRQELSHMKSLDVDGVAVECWWGIVEAWNPQKYVWSGYRELFNIIREFKLKLQVVMAFHEYGASDSGEVLISLPQWVLEIGKENQDIFFTDREGRRNTECLSWGIDKERVLKGRTAIEVYFDFMRSFRMEFDDLFAEGIISAVEIGLGSSGELKYPCFPERMGWRYPGIGEFQCYDRYLQQSLHGAAKLRGHSFWARGPDNAGQYNSRPHETGFFCEKGDYDSYFGRFFLHWYAQTLTDHADNVLSLASLVFEDIKIIVKIPAVYWWYKTSSHAAELTAGYHNPTNQDGYAPVFEVLKKYSVTIKLACSGLQVSDHENDVLADSEGLSWQILNSAWDRELAVAGTNVLSCYDREGYLRVVEMAKPRSDPDHRQFAFFVYQQPSLLFQGTICFTELDYFIKCMHGDLRGDLVS, from the exons ATGAACAATCAAGACCTTCTAATTAACCCTCAAGCCGATCACTATCCCCAACCGCAACCTCATCCGGTCCAATCATCCAACTCCACCCTCCAATCGCAACCGCAACCCCGCCGTCCACGTGGCTTCGCCGCCACAGCAGCAGCCAACACTAGAGAAACGGTCAACAGCAGTAACAACAGTGCGGCGTCGGGCGGTAGTAAAGGAAAGAGAGAGAGGGAAAAGGAAAAAGAGAGAACAAAACTTAGAGAACGGCACCGTAGAGCTATCACTAGCAGAATGCTCGCCGGACTTAGGCAGTACGGTAATTTTCCACTGCCGGCGCGTGCTGACATGAATGACGTGCTGGCTGCTCTTGCTCGTGAGGCTGGGTGGACTGTTGAACCTGATGGTACTACTTATCGACAGTCTCCTCCCAATAATAATAGTAATCAATTG GCTTCATTGGGCGTGAGGTCAGTTGAAAGTCCAGTTTCAACTACTTCTTTAAAGCCTTGCTCTGCAAAATCAAATACATTGGAATGTCATAATCAGGCATCTGTTTTGAGAATTGATGAGAGTTTGTCTCCGCCTTCTCTTGATTCAGTGGTGATGACCGAGGGAGATGCAAGTAATGACAAATTCGCTTCTCTAAATTCTATTGATTGCTTGGATGCTGATCAG CTTATACAGGATGTTCGTTCTGGTGGTCATGAGGGTGATTTCACAGGCACTACATATGTTCCTGTTTATGCAATGCTTGCT ACTGGTTTCATCAACAATTTCTGCCAGTTAATTGATCCACAAGGTATTAGACAAGAGTTGAGCCATATGAAGTCCTTAGATGTGGATGGTGTCGCTGTAGAGTGTTGGTGGGGAATTGTTGAAGCGTGGAACCCTCAGAAATATGTATGGTCTGGCTACAGGGAGCTTTTTAACATCATTCGGGAATTTAAGTTGAAATTGCAG GTTGTGATGGCATTTCATGAGTATGGGGCAAGCGACTCCGGAGAAGTTTTAATCTCTCTCCCTCAGTGGGTTTTAGAGATTGGAAAAGAGAACCAGGATATATTCTTCACAGATCGTGAAGGAAGGAGAAATACTGAATGTCTATCTTGGGGTATTGACAAAGAACGAGTCTTAAAAGGGAGAACTGCCATTGAG gtttattttgatttcatGAGAAGCTTTCGGATGGAATTTGATGATTTGTTTGCAGAAGGTATAATTTCTGCAGTTGAAATTGGGCTTGGATCATCTGGTGAACTGAAGTATCCATGTTTTCCTGAAAGGATGGGTTGGAGATATCCTGGTATCGGTGAGTTTCAG TGTTATGATAGATATTTACAACAAAGTCTACATGGAGCTGCTAAATTGCGCGGGCATTCATTTTGGGCTAGGGGACCTGATAATGCTGGTCAATATAATTCCAGGCCACATGAAACTGGGTTTTTTTGTGAGAAAGGTGATTATGATAGTTATTTTGGGCGTTTTTTCCTCCATTGGTATGCCCAGACATTGACAGACCATGCTGATAATGTCTTGTCTCTTGCAAGCCTCGTCTTTGAGGATATAAAGATAATTGTTAAG ATTCCAGCAGTTTATTGGTGGTACAAGACATCTAGTCATGCGGCAGAGCTAACAGCTGGATACCATAACCCCACAAACCAGGATGGGTATGCTCCAGTTTTTGAGGTGTTGAAGAAATACTCCGTCACAATTAAATTGGCGTGCTCAGGATTGCAAGTATCTGATCATGAGAATGACGTGCTGGCTGATTCTGAAGGCTTGAGTTGGCAG ATTCTAAACTCTGCTTGGGACCGAGAATTGGCAGTGGCTGGTACAAATGTGCTTTCATGCTATGACAGAGAAGGGTATTTGAGAGTGGTTGAGATGGCAAAGCCAAGGAGTGACCCTGACCACCGTCAGTTTGCATTCTTCGTCTATCAACAGCCATCTCTTTTGTTTCAAGGAACAATTTGCTTCACCGAGTTGGATTACTTCATCAAATGCATGCATG GGGATTTAAGAGGGGATCTAGTGTCGTAA